The Vibrio agarivorans genome window below encodes:
- a CDS encoding protein phosphatase CheZ, translating into MISLQQAKELVNLLENEQQQDANSLLLDIYQNSENAILNEIGLLTRELHDSLKQFSLDQRMTQIAKDEIPDAKDRLQYVIQKTELAANTTMDAVERCMPLADSLNGHLTEVRPQWNQLMHGRIQLNEFKSLCHSIDDLLTRVEGDSTEVRSQLTEILMAQDFQDLTGQIIRRVITLVNEVEGRLIEILTVFSASNLNTSNNEQKSSLVAEGPIINPEEREDAVSSQDEVDDLLSSLGF; encoded by the coding sequence ATGATTTCGTTACAACAAGCGAAAGAGCTCGTCAATTTACTAGAAAACGAGCAACAGCAAGATGCGAATTCGCTGCTTCTTGATATCTATCAAAACAGTGAGAATGCCATTCTAAATGAGATTGGTTTGTTGACTCGTGAGCTGCACGATTCTCTGAAGCAATTCAGCTTAGACCAGCGAATGACTCAAATTGCAAAGGACGAAATACCCGATGCAAAGGACCGCTTACAATATGTCATCCAAAAAACAGAGCTTGCAGCAAACACCACAATGGATGCTGTTGAGCGTTGTATGCCTCTCGCCGATTCACTGAACGGGCACTTGACCGAAGTTCGCCCGCAGTGGAATCAATTGATGCACGGTCGTATTCAACTCAACGAATTTAAGAGCCTTTGTCACAGTATCGATGACTTGTTGACTCGCGTTGAGGGTGACAGCACAGAAGTGCGTAGTCAGTTGACTGAAATTTTGATGGCACAAGACTTCCAAGATTTAACAGGACAGATCATTCGCAGAGTGATCACGTTAGTCAACGAAGTCGAAGGACGTTTAATTGAGATTTTAACGGTATTTAGTGCTTCCAACTTAAACACATCCAACAATGAACAAAAATCATCTCTTGTTGCTGAGGGGCCAATTATTAACCCTGAAGAACGAGAAGATGCCGTTTCATCTCAAGACGAAGTCGATGACCTCCTCTCAAGTCTTGGGTTTTAG